GTACGGAGAACCCGCTGCCCGCCTTCTTGAGCTGATATCCGTCGGGCACCGGCGGCAGGGTGGCGCCGGCACTGGGAGAGGCGGAGGCACCGGACCCGGACGCGTGGGAACCCGGCTCATCGGCGGTGCCCTTGAGCCACCACAGTGCGCCGCCCGCCACAGCGGCGGCGAGGGCCACTGCCACGACCGACCGCACCACCGTACGGCGGCGGTTGCCGCTGCCCTTCCCTGCGGGAGGCGAGGGGGTGGCGGCCCGGTCCGACCGGGTGGGCGGATCGAGGCGAGCGGTCCGTGTGGCGGTCACATCGCCCAGGCGGCGTTCGACCTCGTGCACGTCCATGCGCTGCCCGGGTTCCTTGACGAGCAGACCCTCGATGACCGGGGCCAGGTCCCCGGCGTTGCGCGGGGGGTCGTACGGATCCGTTGCGATGGCGTACGCGGTCTCGATCGGGGTGTCGCGGCCGAACGGGTGCTGCCCCTCGACCGCCTGGTACAGCGTCGCCCCCAGGGCCCACAGGTCACTGGCGGGACCGGGCTCGGCTCCCCGGAGGCGTTCGGGCGCCAGATAGCGGATGGAGCCGATCAGCTCACCGGGCTTGGTCAGGGAGGACGTTCCCGACTCCATGGCGATCCCGAAGTCGGTGAGGACGATCCGCCCGCCGTCACCGAGCAGAACGTTGGCGGGTTTGACGTCCCGGTGCAGGACCCCGGCGTCGTGGGCGGCGCGCAGGGCGGCGGCCATGGCCAGCCCGATCCGGGCCGCTTCCTCGGGAGGCAGCGCACCCCGCTCCTTCAGCACGTCACTCAGCGTGGCCGAAGGTATGTACTCCATGACGATG
This genomic window from Streptomyces sp. DG2A-72 contains:
- a CDS encoding serine/threonine-protein kinase; translated protein: MSDLGRLVAGRYQLVERVGSGGMGTVWRAEDKLLGRHVAVKKLRIPPHLHDDEVRTLHERTRREARSAARIAHPNVIVVHDVVDDEGLPCIVMEYIPSATLSDVLKERGALPPEEAARIGLAMAAALRAAHDAGVLHRDVKPANVLLGDGGRIVLTDFGIAMESGTSSLTKPGELIGSIRYLAPERLRGAEPGPASDLWALGATLYQAVEGQHPFGRDTPIETAYAIATDPYDPPRNAGDLAPVIEGLLVKEPGQRMDVHEVERRLGDVTATRTARLDPPTRSDRAATPSPPAGKGSGNRRRTVVRSVVAVALAAAVAGGALWWLKGTADEPGSHASGSGASASPSAGATLPPVPDGYQLKKAGSGFSVPVPDGWTRKTLDGGEVAYIDPSGLVGLRVNAIEFAGTDPLRHWRETEEEQTARDNPGYERVRMAKTTFRGRPAGYWEFTFDGRARQYRAAELAFSSTDGTQYVVYLSAPNAQWHKYRQVFDTAANGVRVSETG